Genomic segment of Pseudomonas sp. CCI4.2:
AGCGGTGGGCCGTGCGGATTCTTGAAGACTTCCAGTTACTGCATGACGAGTTGTCCGAAGCCCATGCCGAGCCACGCGGTCGTTTGCACTTGTGCAGCAGCTTTGGTTTTGGCCGTAACCACGTGGCGCCGGCCATTTCGCAGCTGGCCGAACTTTATCCACAACTGGAAATTCGTCTGGACCTGTTCGACCGCGTGGTGGACATCGTAAGCGAAGGTTTCGACCTGGAGATTCGGGTCGGCGATGACATCCCTGGCCAACACATTGGTCGCCGTTTGATCACCAATCGCCGGGTGCTCTGCGCTGCGCCCGACTACTTGAAACGACGCGGCATCCCGCAGACGCTGTCCGATCTCGAGGGCCACGATTGCTTGGTGCTGAAAGAGCGCGACAACGCGTTCGGCCATTGGCAACTGGAGCGCGAAAGCGGTCACGAAAGCGTGCACGTCAGTGGGCCGTTGTCGTCCAACAGCGGGGAGATTGTTTTGCAGTGGGCACTGGATGGGCGTGGGGTTTTGCTGCGTTCATTGTGGGACGTGCGACCGCTGCTGGAGCAGGGTCGTTTGGTGCAGGTGCTAAATGACTACACCCAGAGCGCCAATGTCTGGGCGGTTTACCCGAATCGGCTGGCGAACTCGGGCAAGCTGCGCGCTTGCGTCGAGTTCCTCCAGCATCACTTCCATCAGTTGTCGCTTTAAGCCTTAGTTCAGCCAAGGATTGGCGTGCAGATGCCGCTGTTCGAATTCACGAATCTGCGCGCTGCGTTGCAGGGTGCTGCCGATGGCGTCCAGCCCCAGTAGCAACGCTTCCTTGCGCAAGGTATCGATCTGGAAGGGCATGACGCTGCCACCGTGCAGGCGAATTTCCTGAGCGTCCAGATCGACTTCGATGTGAGCGCCCTGGGCCTGACTGACCGTGCGACCCAACGCCTGAACTTGCGCTTCTTCCAACGAGATAATCAGCACCCCGTTGCGCTGGCAGTTGTCGTAAAAAATCCCGGCGAAGCTGCTGCCGATCAGCGCCCGAATGCCCCTCTGCTTCAGGCCCCATACCGCGTGTTCACGGCTGGAACCGCAACCGAAATTCGGCCCGGTGACCATGAATTTAGCACCCTGCCAAGGCGCTTGATTAAGGATAAATTCCGGGTTGGGTTCGCCTGAGACTAGAAAGCGCAGGTCGAAAAACAAACCGCGATCCAATCCATTCCGGTCGATGCCCTTGAGGAACTGCTTGGGCATGATCACGTCGGTGTCGATGTTGGCCGCGAGCATCGGCGCTGCGATGCCGCTGACAGTGGTAAACGGTTGCATGTTCATCTCCTCAAACGCGGCCGTTGAAGCGGCGCACGTCAGTCAATCTTCCGGTGATGGCCGCTGCGGCCACCATGGCTGGGCTCATCAAGTGCGTTCGTGCGCCCGCGCCTTGCCGGCCTTCGAAGTTGCGGTTGGTGCTGGACGCGCAACGGTCGCCTGAGGCAAGCACGTCATCGTTCATCGCCAGGCACATGGAGCAACCCGACTGACGCCACTCGAAACCGGCCTCGATGAAAATGGCGGCCAACCCTTCGGCTTCAGCTTGATCGCGCACCGCCGTCGACCCCGGAACGATCATCGCCCGAACGTGATCGGCGACGCGCTTGCCGCGTACCACACTGGCGGCATCGCGCAGGTCTTCGATCCGTGCGTTGGTGCAGGAGCCGATAAACGCATGGCTGATGACGATGTCGCTTAGCGGCATGCCCGCTTCCAGGCCCATGTACTTCAGGGCGCGGACCATGTCCTGACGCAAAATAAGGTCGCTGATGGCTAGCGGGTCCGGCACCGTGGAACCGATGGCGGCAGCCTGATCCGGGCTGGTGCCCCACGTCACCATGGGTTCGAGGTCATTGGAGTTCAGATGGATTTCGCTGTCGAAATGAGCGCCGAGGTCGGTGTGCAATTGGCGCCACGTGGCGACCGCACGGCCCCATAACTCGCCTTTCGGCGCCCGGGGTTTGCTCTTGAGGTAATCAAACACTTTGTCGTCGGGCGCCATGAACGCACCGCGCGCGCCGGCTTCGACCGCCATGTTGCAAATGGTCATCCGCGCTTCGACGCTCAGGGCATCAATGGTCGAACCGGCGAATTCGATGGCGTAACCGGTGGCACCTGACGCACCGATTTTACCGATGAGCGCCATGATCACGTCTTTGGAGGTGATGCCGGAGGCGAGGGTGCCATCGACGGTCACACGCATACTTTTCAGGCGTTTGTAGACCAGGGTCTGTGAGGCCAACAGATGCTCGATTTCGGACGTACCGATGCCGAACCCAAAAGCCCCCAATGCGCCATAGGTGGTGGTATGGCTGTCGCCCGCCGCGATGACCATGCCCGGCAAGATAAAACCCTGTTCGGGGGCGATCACGTGTTCGATGCCTTGGCGCTTATCGAGGACGTCGAATAACTCAATGCCGAATTTTTCGCAGTTCTGCTCCAGGTAGGACACCTGCAACGCCCCTCCTTCGTCAGCCATGGCGGCTACACGTATCGGTGCGGTAGGGTTTACATGATCGACCACGGCCAACGCGGTCGACGGACGCCACACGTCACGGCCGGCCTCACGCAAACCGCTGAAGGCTTGCGGGCTGGTGTACTCGTTGATGACCTGGCGGTCGATATAGAGCAAAACATGCCCTTGATCATCGAGATTGCACACGGTATGCGAGTCGATG
This window contains:
- a CDS encoding LysR substrate-binding domain-containing protein, whose product is MNAKKEAAPLPEDLRVFLTVIRKAGFAAAADELGLSPAYVSKRIQILESTLATRLLHRTSRRVSLTEDGERVQRWAVRILEDFQLLHDELSEAHAEPRGRLHLCSSFGFGRNHVAPAISQLAELYPQLEIRLDLFDRVVDIVSEGFDLEIRVGDDIPGQHIGRRLITNRRVLCAAPDYLKRRGIPQTLSDLEGHDCLVLKERDNAFGHWQLERESGHESVHVSGPLSSNSGEIVLQWALDGRGVLLRSLWDVRPLLEQGRLVQVLNDYTQSANVWAVYPNRLANSGKLRACVEFLQHHFHQLSL
- the leuD gene encoding 3-isopropylmalate dehydratase small subunit; this encodes MNMQPFTTVSGIAAPMLAANIDTDVIMPKQFLKGIDRNGLDRGLFFDLRFLVSGEPNPEFILNQAPWQGAKFMVTGPNFGCGSSREHAVWGLKQRGIRALIGSSFAGIFYDNCQRNGVLIISLEEAQVQALGRTVSQAQGAHIEVDLDAQEIRLHGGSVMPFQIDTLRKEALLLGLDAIGSTLQRSAQIREFEQRHLHANPWLN
- the leuC gene encoding 3-isopropylmalate dehydratase large subunit → MTQARTLYDKHIDSHTVCNLDDQGHVLLYIDRQVINEYTSPQAFSGLREAGRDVWRPSTALAVVDHVNPTAPIRVAAMADEGGALQVSYLEQNCEKFGIELFDVLDKRQGIEHVIAPEQGFILPGMVIAAGDSHTTTYGALGAFGFGIGTSEIEHLLASQTLVYKRLKSMRVTVDGTLASGITSKDVIMALIGKIGASGATGYAIEFAGSTIDALSVEARMTICNMAVEAGARGAFMAPDDKVFDYLKSKPRAPKGELWGRAVATWRQLHTDLGAHFDSEIHLNSNDLEPMVTWGTSPDQAAAIGSTVPDPLAISDLILRQDMVRALKYMGLEAGMPLSDIVISHAFIGSCTNARIEDLRDAASVVRGKRVADHVRAMIVPGSTAVRDQAEAEGLAAIFIEAGFEWRQSGCSMCLAMNDDVLASGDRCASSTNRNFEGRQGAGARTHLMSPAMVAAAAITGRLTDVRRFNGRV